The Burkholderia pyrrocinia genome includes a region encoding these proteins:
- a CDS encoding helix-turn-helix transcriptional regulator, with product MDRLFSEIAMHQALGRAIDHLGQPRFWRFLVLLLNEMAPFDNALATAIGRDGVPLVLDEYDTGGTDNASPVPLYLNGLYLLDPFLQAAHDGLADGCYRLEEVAPDLFRQSEYFLSYFRDAVGDDEIQILVRPNADTLLSLSLGAAARFDVEPLGKLTAAMPWVLAAIRQHWRLVGDAARATPDADLGARVEQALARFGAGVLTDREMSIARMVLRGNSSKAIAERLAISPETVKVHRRHLYTKLGIASQPELFSRFIQALGEDAAG from the coding sequence ATGGATCGTCTCTTTTCCGAAATCGCGATGCACCAGGCGCTTGGCCGCGCCATCGATCATCTCGGCCAGCCGCGCTTCTGGCGGTTCCTGGTGCTGCTGCTCAATGAAATGGCGCCGTTCGACAACGCGCTCGCGACCGCGATCGGCCGCGACGGCGTGCCGCTCGTGCTCGACGAATACGACACGGGCGGCACCGACAATGCGTCGCCCGTGCCGCTTTACCTCAATGGGTTATATCTGCTCGACCCGTTCCTGCAGGCCGCGCACGACGGGCTCGCCGACGGCTGCTACCGGCTCGAGGAAGTCGCGCCCGACCTGTTCCGGCAAAGCGAGTATTTCCTGAGCTACTTCCGCGATGCGGTCGGCGACGACGAGATCCAGATCCTGGTGCGGCCGAACGCCGACACGCTGCTGTCGCTGTCGCTCGGCGCGGCCGCGCGATTCGACGTCGAGCCGCTCGGCAAGCTGACGGCAGCGATGCCGTGGGTGCTCGCGGCGATCCGGCAGCACTGGCGGCTGGTGGGCGACGCCGCGCGCGCGACGCCCGATGCCGATCTCGGCGCGCGCGTCGAGCAGGCGCTCGCGCGCTTCGGCGCGGGCGTGCTGACCGATCGCGAGATGTCGATCGCGCGAATGGTGTTGCGCGGCAATTCGTCGAAGGCGATCGCCGAGCGGCTGGCGATTTCACCGGAGACGGTGAAGGTGCATCGGCGGCACCTGTACACGAAGCTCGGGATTGCGTCGCAGCCGGAGCTGTTTTCGCGATTCATCCAGGCA